One Mus pahari chromosome 10, PAHARI_EIJ_v1.1, whole genome shotgun sequence genomic window, CCTTAAGTCTTTCCCTTCTTAATGTAGGATGATTGGGGTATTACTGAATTTACCCCTCTTTCCGACACGTCACCAACAGACAGGTTGTATGCCCCACTGTGGGAGCCTCCTGACCACACCAGGCAGGTCAGAAGACCTCTGCATCACCCACAAATGCAGCATCAGTAATCTCACTGCATTATTCACTGGACACTTTAGCCACAGCAGGAGAATGCTTTTTGAATTCAGGTCTTACTTTCTGAGACCTATGGACTCTTCACAGTGTTCCCAGCTCCCAGGAGACAGACCCACAGCTCTATCTATGTCCTGTGTTCTTCCTGAGACTGTTCAGGAAGTTTCTCAGCAGCCTTATTCCTTAGCATTTATCACGGGTTCTTGCTTTTGCTCCCCTGTGAAAGGGGTTCCTGACCTCAGGGGAAGAATTCTCTTAGCTCATTCTCCACTGAGGCTCTATAGCTGAGTGTAGCCTCCTTCCTTGAAGGAGTTAGCAGCTGGTAGGTGTGGGAACTCGGCCAGGCCATGCTGCAGGCCCAAGTCTGGGTGCTACAGCTTGAGTTTTTGGGGAGTGTCCTAAAGACCACTCCATCTTGACCTCACTTAGGAGAGGAAATGGAGTTGGGGCTGAGTTTTTAAGAACAGAGCTGTCCTTCGAGCTGTTCAGATGGGACTGGGCCAGAGTTTGCCCTTGCCCCAGTGAAAAGTCTTGAATTGTGACAGTTGGTTATTCAGAAAGCCTCTCTCCAGGATCAATTAAGTGGATAGAAAAGGAAGAGTGAGGACTGGCCCAGTCACATGGGGTGGATGACAACTCCTAGACAGCTGTCATGTGACTGCATGCCACTCTCAGACCCAGAGGGCTACAGGTAGGAAAGAGGATTCCACAGAGGTCTCTGCCTGTGACAAAGTGACTGTTGGCGAGGACATCTCCAAGAGTAGTCTGTGGAGTGACAGGGAAGGCCTGGTACTGGGCCAGGCTGGAGCGGGTTAGGGTTTGCAGTGCCTGTGTCCCTGCTGCTTTTCCTGTCTATTTCCTTGGCATGGTAGAAATGTCAGATCTTAGAAAGCCATAGGGTGGCTTGTCTGCCTGTAGAAGCAAAGAGGTTAGCCGTCAGGATCCACGGCCACTTCACTTTCTGTGGGCCAGAGTGCTGAACACTCAGAAACTTGTCCTCCACTGAGGCTGGGTAGCTTGATGGGTAGGGCACATCTTCCTTGAAAGAGTTTCCAGCAGGTGTCcaaggggtggggaagcaccccaGGCACACTGCAGGCCAATTCTGGGTCCTACTGCTTGAGACTTCTTGGGTGTCCTAAAGAAAGTTTCCAAGGGTATTTTCCCACCTTTTCTCAAAATAATGCCTGCAGAAGTCTTCCCTGTGGAAACAACAGACCCTGCTCTCTGGCCTGCCCACATGGCTGTTTCTGCTACAAAGGCTCTGCTAAGGTCTGGGTGGCTTTGGGAAACGCTTCTAGGAAAATTGTCATAGGAAAAGCCAATGCCAGTTGACGCTGCTTCATTAAGAGCCCATCACTGTGCAGAGCCTGGTGACACAGGCCTCTAATCCTGTTACTCAGGAGGCCTGTAACAGGAGATTCAAGGACTGCCTATGTTGTAGAGCTAGTTTGAAGCAGTTTGgacctgccttaaaaaaaaaaaaaaaaagtgtttgttcTACAGCTCTGTGGTGGAGTGCTGGCCTTCCGTTTAATCCTTAATaccacaaaaccaaataaccctgccCTTGGAAATGACACTAGCACACATGGGACACATTTCTAGGGACTGAAACATGCCACTCCTGTCAGAAGCACTAGACCCGCCTACCTTTAGCTAGCAAACTCAGACGTGTCCGTGGTGGCTGGCCTGCTAGGTGGGCTATCAGCATCCAGGTGCCTTCTCAATCTGGAGGTGCCCTGGGTCCTCATTCAGTTGCCAAAACAGATCCTGGCCCAGGCCCTTGGATGCGGCATGGGGATGGGAAACGCGGGATTTTGGAGACAAACCTCTTTGGTAGGAGGAgttggccttgttgaagaaagttgCAGAGTATGTTGGTCTCCCAAACCCAGTGTGACCTGCCTTTTCTCTTCTGGCTCCAGGCAACTGGCTCTAAAGGCTCTCAATGAGCGGCTGAAGAGAGTGGAGGATCAGTCAGCCTGGCCCAGCATGGATGATGACGAAGAGGAAGCTGGGGCAAAAACGGACAGTCCTCTGCCCTTAGAAGAAGCTTCCACGCCCCCAGGGAAGGTGACGGTCCCAGAATCCAGTCTCATCACCTTGGAGGCAGCTCCCCTGCGCTAGACCACTTTGAGTGCAGTTCTTCGACTCCCATGCCTTCCTGATCCGTCTCAGCTACtgcagagcactgactgctctaaggagagggaagagggtctGCTGGGGGTTCCTGTGGCCTTCTGCCGTGTCTCGACAACACTAACACAGGACCCTTGTTGCTACCTGGTTCCAACTCCAGACAACCACAATGCCAGGTATGGGGTCTCTGAGCAGCAGCCAGTCCAGATCCCCATTTGCAGTGAGATTGTACCTCAGCGGTACAATTCCTCGCCAAGGAAGTGGCTGCAGGGACACTGGTGCCACGGCTCCTGGGCCAGCCCTTACGTCAGAAACTGGTTGCCAACAGCCCTGAGCCAAGGCAAGGATTTGTGTTTGCCAAAAATGTTCTGGGGACCCAGCCAGTGTGGGTCTGCACATCCCTGCCCACCCCCAGACTGCATTCTTATCAGGGTTTCTTGTGCCCTTCTGCTGTGGCAGTGACGACTGTACCTAGCCAGGGCTGCCACAGCTCCCAGGTATTTTCTACAGGACCACCTGAGCGGGCAGCCAGGCCAGCTCCACAGTATCAATAAAGCGGTTCTCTGAGGTCTGGCTCCTGGGCTCCATCAGACCACCATGTGCAGCCCTCTCATCTTTATCAGATGCAAAGTTAAACGTGCTTTCTGGGTTCTAGGGCTCAGTTCCGTGACACCTCACCTGACTAAGAATCCCACTGCCCGCACCTCTTGTCTAATAATACACGCCTGCTGCTGGGCAGTCTTGCCTGAGCCGTCACCTTAGTCCCTATCTCCTTTTCCATTACCTCAGTCTATTGGAGAGACCCTGAGCCAGTGAACCTGACAGCTGAAGGCTTCTCTATCAGTAGGTGCTGGCTtaggcagggcatggtggcacatatctataatccatgtctcaaacaaaaccaggagctcaAGGCGAAGCTCAGGTGACAGAACACTCGCTTAGCACTTCAGAGCTCTGGGTTTGGGccccagcactacataaatgGGGCATGGTATGTACATACTTGGTACCTACatacacctctaatcctagcactgaggtggagcaggaggatctgaagtcTAGGCCACgcagtgagttcaaagcccacCTGGGAGActtgaaaccttgtctcaaaagcagaaCATAAGTTTCTCTTGTTCAGGATTCCACTTTCGTtttcccttttgagacaggatcttactgtgtagccttggttggcctggagcttacagagatctgcctgccaccaCAACTGACCATGGTTCAACTTCTAAGTTGTGCCCTGTGTGTGACACTGTGGACAGAGTCCATCTCCTGCCACTGGCCATAGTCTCCAGACTCCAGCACAGTTAGCTGGAAACAGCTGTGCCGTCCACACGTAGCCTCCCACTGCACTGGGCTCAGAGAAGTTTCACAGCAGGTTCTGTGAACTCCCACGAGAGAAGGGGTCCCCACCTTACCCAGCCGACCATTTTCTCACCACGATGCATTAGCAAGAACCATACCCAACTCTGCGCTGCTCCTCCCAACAGGTTTTCagggttctgtttgtttatttcacttttttttttcctccatgatTTTCGGGCATACCAGTACAAATATGAGCTGTATGGCTGCTGGGGAGACTGGTGCAACCCCAACTTCACCCAGACACATGATCCATGCTCCCCTGGGTTGACAGCAAGAAAGGGGAGACACTCTAGCATGAGGAGATCTACCCCTGAGTGCCCTAGTCCCTGAAATGTCCCCGGACCCCGTCAGCTGTGAGAGTCCAACAGGTTCCGAGCTGTTACACTGAGGTGCAAAGCCAGGCTTCCTAACAGCTGGCGAGTGCTCACGGCTGGATCCTCTTGCGGTACAGGTAGGCATTGCTCACTTGGTTCATGATTACCAAACTGGTGAGGATGGGGCAGAACACAGCCAGGTACCAGGCACCACCAGTGACAGTAGCAGTGAACCAGAGTGAGCACATGCCCAGCAGGAGGCTGGCACTGCCCAGCAGGTAGCCCACCAACCCAGAAGTGGCGTGGTAGAGTTTCAGCTTTGCCAGGGGCCATCGGGGCAGCAACTTGGGGTAGAGCAGCCCCACACCCCCTGAACACTGCATACCTGCCCACAACACAGCTAACAGCCCTGCCTGCCCATGCCGAGTGGTCAGGTGTGCTTTGCCAAGCTGCTCTTTGTGGAGGATGACGAGACCCAGACCCAGCAGAGCACAGAGTAGGGCCAGCAGCTGGAGCACCCAGTGGCAGCGTGCTCGGACCTTCCGTGAGAGGGAGCGCAGCAGGGAACTCTCAGGAGAGAACATCAGGAGCGCCTCAGTCATCAGGAAGGagaactgaggagacagagaaactcagtgaactctgagctctttttttttttttttttttttttggtttttcgagacagggtttctccgtgtagccctggctgtccttgaactcactttgtagactaggctggcctcgaactcagaaatccgcctgcctctgcctcccaagtgctgggattaaaggcgtgcgccaccatggaACTCTGAGCTCTTAACCCTCCACCAAGGTGCACTCCTTTCCGTCCCCTTCCCCCAGGGACAAAATGCTGCACTTGATGAGAAGTGAGGCAGAGTCGCCTCTCCAGACTTGGGTGCTTTTCTGAAATGTCACCTCGGCTACGTGACCCAGCAAACAAGGTTTGAGACGTGGCAGTTATAAATGATTCATAAGCTTTGTTTCCCTTCCATGGGGCAGGATACAATTTCTTGGCAAGAGTAGGCCACATGGGTGCACTGTTTCAGAGACAATTAGATGCATCACCATAACTTAAGGTTTTTAGGGACAGAGCAACCTCTAAATGCTATTTCTCAGTTTCCTTGCTGGAGGTGAGAGAAGCCACCCTTTGTGCTTGGGTGAGCATCACCTGTTCGTCCTGGGTCTTGAATGCCATTTTCAAGCCTTGGATATAGGTCAGAAGTAGGAGTGGGGACATACAGCTCCTCTAAACTGGCACTAAATGCCTACAAGGATTCTGAGGGTCACCACCCATGCCCACATTCTACCCCTAAAAGCTACCCAGACCCACCACTTACCGCCAGAGACATAAGGACAGGGTGCCAGGAGAACAAACCTGGAACGAGAAGAGGGCACCTCATGTAACTAGGGGAAAAGAAACCGCTTACCAGTCTCTATAGGCCGGAGATGGACAGCCCATCCATCAGCCAAGGAGGTGTCAAAATGTGAGCCTCCTCTAGTAACAAGCTCATCTTACCCACCCCCTGTTCTCTCCCTGGGACAGAAAGCACGCTCTGCCACTCCTCTGGCGGCTCCTTCCTCCAGCATCCCCACAAATCAGGAATAAAATGCCAAGTCAAAGAAAGAGAAGTCATGTACCAAAGCTTGCCCAGGCAGGCAGAGCCCCCACACTGGTCTGCTCTACCCAGGACATTAAATGCCTTCAACAGAGACTATCCCTCAGCCAGTCAATCCTGTTCCCAGGAGTTACGCCCATCGTTTCCTACTGCCCCCTGTTCCCCAAGAGAAGTAGTTTTTCCCTTACCATAAGTCGACTATGAATTCTACTTACTGGAGCCAGGTCTGGCAAGCACAGCCACAAAGATGGTAAAGCCTAACGCCACAAGGTGGGCTGCAGCCCCAGAGGCAGTGCGCAGAGCTCGGTAGATGTGCGACTCCGTCTCCACAGAAAGGGCCATGGTCAGCCCAGCCGACAGCTGCACAGCCTGAAAGCATCGTAGGCGGTGGCAAGAGTGCCCACTGTCCACGCCTCTCACTGGGGACAGTAACTCAGGGCAGAAATGGCACCTTTTCCCGGAGAGGTTATGACAGGAGCAGTGTAATGCCGACACCAACAATCCCAACTTAGCAGTCTACCTGTCAAACACCTGTATTTGAAGTGGTTCTGAGCACACCTTCCAAAGTGGGCGGGGGAAGACTACAAATCCCAGAATGCAGCACGTCATCGTTAGCCGGAACGGAAGGCGTGGAGCACTACGGGAATTGTATTTCCCAGCTGCTTTCCTACCTAAGCGTGAATCTCTTTGCACATTGCCTCCCCATGTGCACCTGACTCGCTGTACCTCCACCGTAGAATTTTGCCCTCCTCACCTGCTTCTCAGGTTCGACGCAGTGACTTCCTCCAAAATAAACTGGACCCTCGGGCCCGCCAGCCGCGCCACCGCTCCGATACGGAGGAGCTTCACTTCCGGGTGCGTTGTCTACCCACCCAAGACTTCCTGGGACAAGCCCCCTCCCATCCCATCCAGCGGCAACCACGCCCCCGGAGTCGCCCAGCGCAGGCGCTGTTGAGTTGACGGCTCGTTGGGTTTGCGCTCACAAACCTGTGTGACCTAGCTgggcctctttctctttttgacaGGGTATTCCAAGGCGTAGAGGCGACCACCACACGAAAAACAGGGATTACAGACTTGGGTCCAGACAGCGCCATGGGCAGCAGCTGCCGCATCGAATGCATATTCTTCAGCGAGTTCCACCCAACGCTGGGACCCAAAATTACCTATCAGGTGCCTTCCACATTCCCGGACTAGGCGAGGGGAGGGATGCTCTCTGGAGCTCAGCTGGCCGCCTGGAGGGGTTGGGGTTCATCCACGCGTGCCTCTTCCATTGAATGGAGAGGGTACACAGACCCAGACCTCCGGTTTCTAGAGTGGGGGAGGAGTTTTGTCCCCAAAACTGAATCAGGCTATAGGTTTTGGAGGGGTGCTAAGGCTCATGAAGGTTTAGATGACCCAAGAAAAACACTGGACCGAGACAAATGATATATAAAAATCAGCTGAGGGTAGAAAGGGTATTCCAGGTTGTGGGAATAGTGACCGCAAAAGCCAAGAGAGCTTGCCAAAACGCAGCATGTGTTTGGAAGCACTTTGTCCactgggtgggtgagggaagaAAGCAGTAGAGGAACTTGTGCCTGGTGGGCTGTAAAAATCTGCGCGGTCCCGATGTCCACTGAGAGAGCTGCCTTCTCCAGGTCCCTGAGGATTTCATCTCCCGAGAGCTGTTTGACACCGTCCAGGTGTACATCATCACCAAGCCCGAGTTACAGAACAAGCTTATCACTGTGTGAGGCCTTAGTTGGGTGGGAGCAAAGGGGTCCCAGCCTGG contains:
- the LOC110328189 gene encoding cytochrome b561 domain-containing protein 2; this translates as MALSVETESHIYRALRTASGAAAHLVALGFTIFVAVLARPGSSLFSWHPVLMSLAFSFLMTEALLMFSPESSLLRSLSRKVRARCHWVLQLLALLCALLGLGLVILHKEQLGKAHLTTRHGQAGLLAVLWAGMQCSGGVGLLYPKLLPRWPLAKLKLYHATSGLVGYLLGSASLLLGMCSLWFTATVTGGAWYLAVFCPILTSLVIMNQVSNAYLYRKRIQP